The following are encoded together in the Acaryochloris thomasi RCC1774 genome:
- the ycf46 gene encoding stress-responsive protein Ycf46, with translation MQEELSILIKAQYPLIYLITPEEERAEQAIDLIAKTTGHQRRLFVWTMTQGTTEYGQDRGAPHNTVAPQMAIQDALRRQDDAIYVFKDLHPFLDSPEVVRWLRDAIATFKGTNRSIILMSPIQQVPVELEKDVVVLDYPLPTMSEIDDVLTERLEGSLISTDTREKLLKAALGLTRDEAEKVYRKANVTAGKLTETEVDIVLTEKKQLIRRNGILEYIDFDETIESIGGLEELKHWLQQRSNAFTERAREYGLPQPKGMLILGVPGCGKSLIAKTTSRLWGLPLLRLDMGRVYDGSMVGRSEANLRSALKTAESISPAILFIDEMDKAFAGGTGGADSDGGTSSRIFGSFLTWMQEKSSPVFVMATANRVDRLPGEFLRKGRFDEIFFVDLPTPEERQQIFTIHLLKRRQDIERFDIPQLANVCDGFSGAEIEQAIVAAMYEAFAQDREFTQLDIIAASRATLPLSKTMTEQVTALRDWARQRARPAAASVAEYQRLEF, from the coding sequence ATGCAAGAAGAGTTGAGTATTTTAATCAAGGCTCAATACCCCTTGATCTACCTCATCACTCCTGAGGAGGAGCGTGCTGAGCAGGCAATTGATTTGATTGCCAAGACGACGGGGCACCAGCGGCGGCTGTTCGTGTGGACGATGACGCAAGGTACCACTGAGTATGGTCAAGATCGAGGTGCGCCTCATAATACAGTAGCGCCGCAGATGGCGATTCAGGATGCGCTCCGACGGCAGGATGATGCGATCTATGTTTTTAAAGACCTGCATCCGTTTTTGGATAGCCCTGAGGTAGTGCGGTGGTTGCGAGATGCGATCGCAACCTTCAAAGGCACCAACCGCTCCATCATTCTCATGTCTCCTATCCAGCAAGTCCCTGTAGAGCTGGAAAAAGATGTGGTTGTCCTAGATTATCCGCTGCCCACCATGTCAGAGATCGACGACGTTCTGACTGAGCGGCTGGAGGGCTCTCTGATCTCTACTGATACCCGCGAGAAGCTGCTGAAAGCGGCTCTGGGCCTGACTCGGGATGAAGCGGAGAAAGTTTATCGTAAAGCTAACGTCACTGCCGGGAAGCTGACTGAGACAGAAGTAGACATTGTTCTGACTGAGAAAAAGCAGCTGATCCGTCGCAACGGTATTCTGGAGTACATCGACTTTGACGAAACCATCGAATCTATAGGTGGTCTAGAAGAACTCAAGCATTGGCTCCAGCAGCGCTCTAACGCCTTCACCGAGCGTGCGCGCGAATATGGTCTGCCTCAGCCTAAAGGGATGCTGATTTTGGGCGTCCCTGGCTGCGGTAAGTCGCTGATTGCCAAGACTACTTCCCGGCTGTGGGGACTGCCGCTTCTAAGGTTAGATATGGGGCGTGTCTACGATGGCTCAATGGTGGGTCGTTCAGAGGCTAATCTTCGAAGTGCTCTGAAAACAGCCGAATCTATTTCTCCTGCTATTTTGTTCATTGATGAAATGGACAAAGCCTTCGCTGGTGGAACTGGAGGTGCTGATTCCGATGGCGGCACTTCTAGCCGTATCTTTGGCTCTTTCCTCACCTGGATGCAGGAGAAAAGCTCTCCTGTGTTTGTGATGGCTACCGCCAACCGGGTTGATCGGCTGCCCGGCGAGTTTTTGCGCAAGGGGCGCTTTGACGAAATATTTTTTGTGGATCTGCCGACCCCAGAAGAGCGGCAGCAGATTTTTACAATCCATCTATTAAAACGCCGTCAAGATATAGAGCGTTTTGATATTCCCCAGTTGGCAAACGTTTGCGACGGATTCTCCGGTGCAGAAATAGAGCAGGCCATTGTGGCAGCCATGTACGAGGCATTTGCCCAAGACCGCGAGTTTACTCAACTGGATATTATTGCAGCGAGTCGAGCTACCCTACCGCTCTCGAAGACGATGACCGAGCAAGTCACTGCTCTCAGAGACTGGGCCAGACAGAGGGCTAGACCGGCTGCAGCCTCCGTCGCTGAGTACCAGCGACTGGAGTTTTAA
- a CDS encoding Uma2 family endonuclease, translating to MTVVLATPLSQIELTPGSAIRVSDVSWNAYLALLSELGNNRATRIAYDNGVLEIRMPGPRHEVINRVLAAIISALAEEMDSEFNSLGSVTLNQQKLAKGIEPDSCFYIQNARAGQGIETDLSLDPPPDLALEVDIANPSDSKLPVYLALGVPEVWLYQQESIVIKCLQNGKYEDLQMSQAFPNVSAVQLNQWLQLRTTGTDLTVIRAIRQFCQEA from the coding sequence ATGACAGTCGTTCTCGCCACACCTCTAAGCCAAATTGAACTCACGCCAGGGAGCGCCATACGCGTTAGTGACGTTTCTTGGAACGCCTATCTTGCTCTTCTCTCTGAGCTAGGAAACAATCGTGCAACTCGAATTGCCTATGACAATGGAGTTCTGGAAATTAGAATGCCAGGTCCACGACATGAAGTGATCAATCGCGTTTTAGCCGCTATTATCTCTGCACTGGCAGAAGAAATGGATTCAGAGTTCAATAGTTTAGGCTCAGTGACTTTGAACCAACAAAAGTTAGCCAAAGGGATAGAACCCGATAGCTGCTTTTATATTCAAAATGCACGGGCAGGGCAAGGCATCGAGACTGATTTATCTTTAGATCCACCGCCAGATTTAGCTCTAGAAGTAGATATTGCGAACCCTTCAGATAGTAAGCTGCCCGTCTATCTCGCCTTAGGGGTGCCAGAAGTCTGGCTGTATCAACAAGAATCTATTGTGATTAAGTGCCTCCAAAACGGTAAGTATGAAGACCTACAAATGAGTCAAGCCTTCCCTAACGTGAGTGCTGTTCAACTGAATCAGTGGCTGCAGCTACGCACCACAGGAACTGACTTAACGGTTATCAGAGCTATCAGGCAGTTTTGTCAGGAGGCTTAA
- the gltX gene encoding glutamate--tRNA ligase has product MTVRVRIAPSPTGNLHIGTARTAVFNWLFARHHQGQFILRIEDTDEVRSQPQYTQNILDGLSWLGLNWDEGPIFQSERIDQYHQAIQKLLDQGLAYRCYTTPEELDGLREGQKARKEAPRYDNRHRDLSKEQEDAFIAEGRQPVIRFKIDDDGHIAWTDLVRGPMNWKGSDLGGDMVIARANASGEIGQPLYNLAVVVDDLDMKISHVIRGEDHIANTAKQILLYEALGGTVPVFSHTPLILNPEGRKLSKRDGVTSISDFQDMGFTAEALANYMTLLGWSPPDATQELFSLKDAAEQFSFERVNKAGAKFDWDKLDWINSQYLHPMPAAELVDRLIPYWQAAGFTFDPVADRPWLEQLTALIGPSLTRLKDCVDMSQFLFVESVDFSEEAVTQLQQDGVSAALQSLADGLSALEEFSAEAAQSIIKQVVKDQGVKKGLVMKSLRAALTGALKGPDLMESWLLLHQRKADLGRLRDAIAEGRL; this is encoded by the coding sequence GTGACCGTTCGAGTCCGCATCGCCCCTAGCCCCACCGGAAATTTGCACATCGGCACCGCCCGAACAGCGGTGTTCAACTGGCTGTTTGCCCGCCATCACCAGGGTCAGTTCATTCTGCGGATTGAAGATACTGACGAGGTGCGATCGCAACCCCAATACACCCAAAATATCCTCGACGGTCTTAGCTGGCTGGGCCTCAACTGGGACGAAGGCCCCATCTTTCAGTCTGAGCGCATTGATCAATACCACCAGGCTATTCAAAAGCTGCTCGACCAGGGCTTAGCCTATCGCTGCTATACAACCCCAGAAGAGCTTGATGGGCTGCGTGAAGGCCAGAAAGCTCGCAAAGAAGCGCCCCGCTATGACAACCGTCATCGTGACCTCTCCAAGGAGCAAGAGGACGCCTTCATTGCCGAAGGGCGACAGCCGGTCATTCGATTCAAGATTGACGACGATGGCCACATTGCCTGGACCGACCTCGTGCGCGGCCCCATGAACTGGAAAGGCAGCGACCTCGGCGGCGATATGGTGATTGCCCGCGCCAACGCCAGCGGTGAGATTGGCCAGCCGCTCTATAATCTCGCGGTGGTCGTCGATGACCTGGATATGAAAATCTCTCACGTGATTCGCGGAGAAGACCACATTGCAAATACTGCGAAGCAGATTTTGCTTTACGAAGCCCTTGGGGGCACAGTCCCCGTCTTTTCTCATACGCCCCTGATTCTCAATCCAGAGGGCCGAAAGCTCTCCAAGCGGGACGGCGTGACCTCGATTTCTGACTTCCAAGACATGGGGTTTACGGCTGAAGCTCTTGCCAACTACATGACCCTACTCGGGTGGTCGCCCCCAGACGCGACACAGGAGCTGTTCTCACTAAAAGACGCTGCTGAGCAGTTTAGCTTTGAGCGCGTCAACAAAGCAGGCGCTAAATTCGACTGGGATAAGTTGGACTGGATTAACAGCCAGTACCTACACCCCATGCCTGCTGCAGAGCTGGTGGATCGCTTAATTCCCTATTGGCAAGCCGCTGGCTTTACCTTCGATCCAGTGGCAGACCGACCCTGGCTAGAGCAGCTTACGGCCCTGATTGGTCCCAGCCTGACGCGACTGAAAGACTGCGTAGACATGAGCCAGTTTTTGTTCGTGGAGTCCGTTGACTTCAGTGAAGAGGCGGTGACACAGCTCCAGCAAGATGGCGTCTCAGCAGCCCTACAGTCCCTTGCCGACGGGCTCTCTGCTCTCGAAGAGTTTTCTGCAGAGGCAGCCCAGTCTATTATCAAGCAGGTCGTCAAGGATCAAGGCGTAAAGAAGGGGTTAGTGATGAAGTCACTTCGAGCAGCATTAACTGGTGCTCTAAAAGGACCAGATCTCATGGAGTCGTGGCTATTGCTCCATCAGCGCAAGGCTGATTTAGGGCGTTTGCGGGATGCGATAGCCGAAGGCCGGTTGTAG
- a CDS encoding DUF1257 domain-containing protein produces MSHFSTLRTKISDAEVLKSSLKDLGIATKTEADVRGYNGQRVRADLVAVLEGEYDLGWSRNTDGSFDLIADLWGVAKKHNQTELINSINQKYAVNKTLAEVKRPGLQNANVKLMVHS; encoded by the coding sequence ATGTCTCACTTTAGTACGCTTCGCACCAAAATCTCTGACGCTGAGGTGCTCAAGTCCTCTCTCAAGGATTTGGGTATCGCTACCAAGACTGAAGCTGACGTACGCGGCTACAACGGCCAGCGCGTCCGAGCTGACCTAGTCGCAGTTCTCGAAGGCGAATATGATCTCGGCTGGTCTCGCAACACAGATGGTTCTTTTGACCTGATTGCAGATCTCTGGGGCGTTGCAAAGAAGCACAATCAGACTGAGTTAATCAATTCCATCAACCAGAAGTACGCTGTCAACAAAACATTGGCAGAAGTCAAGCGTCCTGGCCTACAGAACGCAAACGTGAAGCTGATGGTTCACAGCTAG
- a CDS encoding MlaE family lipid ABC transporter permease subunit: MKSFLKYLGLITWARRLLSAILLGGQVFIHVLQGKIHRRNTLEQMAIVGPESILVALMTATFVGMVFTIQVAREFIAFGLIQAVGGVLALALTRELAPVLTAVIIAGRVCSAFAAEIGTMRVTEQIDALQMLDTDPVDYLVIPRLIACCVMLPVLTLLSLVAGITGGLGVAITVYSVPPTVFVDSVRGFLSFSDLGNAMIKASVFGAVIAIVGSSWGLTTRGGAKGVGQSTTAAVVTALLSIFVVNFFLSLLMFQGTSSNALQNL; the protein is encoded by the coding sequence GTGAAGTCATTCCTGAAATATTTAGGTCTGATCACCTGGGCGAGACGTTTACTGTCCGCAATTTTGTTGGGGGGACAGGTTTTTATCCACGTGCTACAGGGGAAAATTCATCGTCGAAATACCCTAGAACAGATGGCGATTGTCGGGCCAGAATCTATCTTGGTCGCTCTAATGACCGCTACCTTTGTGGGGATGGTCTTTACCATTCAGGTGGCTCGAGAATTTATTGCTTTTGGTCTCATACAGGCGGTGGGCGGTGTCCTGGCTCTGGCTTTAACACGTGAATTGGCTCCTGTGCTCACGGCCGTCATTATTGCTGGTCGGGTGTGTTCAGCCTTCGCGGCTGAGATTGGTACCATGCGTGTCACTGAGCAAATTGATGCTCTGCAAATGTTAGATACTGACCCCGTTGATTACCTCGTCATTCCTCGATTAATTGCCTGCTGTGTCATGTTGCCTGTTTTGACACTGCTCTCTTTGGTGGCTGGGATCACCGGCGGTCTGGGGGTTGCCATCACCGTCTACAGCGTGCCTCCAACCGTATTCGTTGACTCGGTTAGGGGCTTTTTGAGTTTCTCTGACTTGGGGAACGCCATGATCAAAGCCTCGGTTTTTGGAGCCGTGATTGCGATTGTGGGCTCGAGTTGGGGGCTAACGACCCGTGGAGGAGCCAAGGGAGTGGGGCAGTCCACGACGGCCGCGGTGGTGACGGCCTTGCTTTCTATTTTTGTGGTTAACTTTTTCTTGTCTTTGCTCATGTTTCAGGGAACAAGCAGCAATGCGCTTCAGAATTTATGA
- the plsY gene encoding glycerol-3-phosphate 1-O-acyltransferase PlsY, whose protein sequence is MVLWIVLNGVILIAAYFLGSFPTGFLLGKALQGIDIREHGSKSTGATNVLRTLGKGPGATVLIVDVLKGAAAIAVAQWAYTSSAGLLGYQPETVNPGAWMPWTVVLAGLAVVLGHSKSIWLKFQGGKSVATGLGLLLMLNWQVGLTMLGIFSLVLALSRMVSLSSISAVLALPILMVLFHQPIAYLCLGIVGGLYVVWRHWANIERILAGTEPRLGQKSTA, encoded by the coding sequence ATGGTTCTCTGGATTGTCCTTAATGGCGTCATACTGATTGCAGCCTATTTTCTCGGTTCTTTCCCCACCGGATTTTTGCTGGGAAAGGCGCTGCAGGGCATCGATATTCGGGAGCATGGCTCCAAATCAACAGGGGCGACCAATGTCTTGCGTACTTTGGGTAAAGGGCCAGGGGCGACGGTTTTAATTGTGGATGTTTTGAAGGGCGCAGCGGCTATTGCGGTGGCGCAGTGGGCTTATACCTCGAGCGCAGGGCTACTCGGCTATCAACCTGAAACGGTGAATCCTGGAGCATGGATGCCTTGGACTGTGGTTCTTGCGGGCCTTGCCGTAGTTCTAGGTCACAGCAAGTCAATCTGGCTCAAATTCCAAGGGGGGAAGTCAGTGGCGACGGGCCTCGGCCTGCTTCTGATGCTTAATTGGCAGGTCGGTTTGACCATGCTGGGCATTTTTAGTTTGGTCCTGGCTCTCTCACGCATGGTGTCTCTCAGCTCGATTTCAGCGGTGCTGGCGCTGCCGATTTTAATGGTTCTATTCCATCAGCCGATCGCCTATCTCTGTCTGGGTATTGTGGGAGGGCTATACGTGGTCTGGCGTCACTGGGCCAATATTGAGCGTATTCTAGCTGGCACAGAACCCCGTTTAGGACAGAAATCGACGGCATGA
- a CDS encoding CHAT domain-containing protein, whose product MRNRNIGPRFIDAIASLLLAPAILPLLSHPLMLEAALAQGISKKTTDTVLHQVNSCLQNVKTQQYSTALQICQKARQSARAAENQQGEAKALLSLGLTHWSLSQYEPAISAFEQALPLYQAVNDRNEEAKVLTNIGLVYRDLSKYEQAITYYEQALPIFRTLKDRSGEAHVLGNLASAYWSLSDYEQVIAIYKQVRSVFRELKDRSNEAKALWGLGITHWSLSQHEQAISFYEQALRLFRADNNRYGEATMLMGLGTAHGELARHKQEISFYEQALPIFQTLQNRRQEARVLNNLGTAYRSLSEYRQAIAFFEEALPIFRELKGRDDEAKALTNLGLTYRFLSKHKRAISLFEEALPIFRTIKDRTGEGWVLGHLGSAHAQQNRPELAIVFYKQSVNVRETIRQGLQPLAAELQASYTDSISGTYRQLADLLLEQGRILEAQQVLELLKVQEIRDFNQDTRAGAAVPGIPLSPTETAILDKFDSLIVFGQTLEACRQSNCAQLEKLSNQRIELASQYNETIGQFRPELRGRPGDDKGFFDPELLGDAQELVERTQAKTQAKTVLIYPLVLNKKLWLLWVAAGGVVKSQPVKVSQAELSQTVLSFRQQMKVCEVRTCTKADTQRLKEISQELYDWLIRPVESELTRNKVQNLVFALDRTVRYVPMAALHDGQRYLVEKYTLSTILSAALTDTSDRKPFDADTQVLAMGVSDAVAGFNPLQYVPAELNQIVRQQNQDSQGIYPGHALLNQTFDAAALTGQLERRQHRIVHIATHGKFVPGNYLDSFLLLGDGKKLSIEQIRTLPLMSTVDLVVLSACESALGGTDQLDGVEIASMSYYFLTRKVKTVLASLWQVNDASTSLLMRSFYQHLAKDKAQSPITKAQALQSAQLSFINQTVTAADPTARASIQVKSSRPSTGTMTKDLSHPYYWAPFILIGNGL is encoded by the coding sequence ATGCGTAACCGTAATATTGGCCCCAGATTTATCGATGCGATCGCAAGTCTTCTCTTAGCACCGGCCATCTTGCCACTGCTCTCTCATCCCTTAATGTTGGAGGCCGCTCTCGCTCAAGGGATATCAAAAAAAACTACAGATACAGTCCTGCATCAGGTTAATAGCTGTCTGCAAAATGTCAAAACTCAGCAGTATTCCACTGCTCTGCAGATCTGTCAGAAAGCTAGACAAAGTGCCCGTGCTGCCGAAAATCAACAGGGTGAAGCGAAGGCACTGCTAAGCCTAGGATTAACCCACTGGTCGCTATCGCAGTATGAACCCGCGATCAGCGCCTTTGAACAAGCATTGCCCCTCTATCAAGCCGTTAACGATCGCAACGAGGAAGCCAAGGTACTCACTAATATTGGACTCGTCTATCGAGATTTATCCAAGTACGAGCAGGCGATTACCTACTACGAGCAAGCACTCCCAATTTTCCGCACCCTTAAAGACCGTAGCGGCGAAGCACATGTATTGGGCAACCTTGCCTCAGCCTACTGGTCTCTCTCAGACTACGAACAGGTGATTGCCATTTACAAGCAAGTGCGATCTGTCTTTCGTGAACTTAAGGACCGCAGCAACGAAGCCAAAGCACTTTGGGGGTTAGGAATTACCCACTGGTCCTTGTCTCAGCATGAGCAGGCTATCTCATTCTATGAGCAAGCCCTGCGCCTCTTCCGCGCAGATAACAATCGCTATGGTGAAGCCACTATGCTGATGGGACTGGGGACTGCCCACGGAGAGCTGGCGCGGCATAAACAGGAAATCTCATTCTATGAACAAGCGCTCCCAATTTTTCAAACGCTTCAAAATCGCAGACAAGAAGCAAGAGTGTTGAACAATCTGGGCACAGCTTATCGTTCTCTTTCTGAGTACAGGCAGGCTATTGCATTTTTTGAAGAGGCGCTCCCCATTTTTCGAGAACTTAAAGGCCGAGATGATGAAGCAAAAGCCTTAACCAACCTGGGGTTAACCTACCGATTCCTCTCTAAACATAAGCGGGCTATCTCACTGTTTGAAGAAGCACTGCCCATTTTCCGCACCATCAAAGATCGAACGGGCGAAGGATGGGTGCTCGGCCATCTCGGCAGTGCTCACGCCCAGCAAAATCGGCCCGAGTTAGCCATCGTTTTTTACAAGCAATCCGTCAACGTCCGTGAGACGATTCGCCAAGGACTGCAGCCTCTCGCCGCTGAGCTACAGGCTTCCTATACCGACTCGATCTCCGGTACCTATCGTCAACTGGCAGATCTCCTGCTAGAGCAGGGACGTATTCTCGAAGCACAACAGGTTTTGGAACTGCTCAAGGTTCAAGAAATTCGTGATTTTAATCAGGACACTCGTGCAGGGGCCGCAGTCCCAGGTATTCCCCTAAGTCCTACAGAAACAGCCATTTTAGATAAATTTGATAGTTTGATTGTCTTCGGTCAGACCCTAGAGGCGTGCCGTCAGAGTAACTGTGCCCAACTTGAAAAATTGAGCAATCAACGAATCGAACTCGCAAGCCAGTATAACGAGACTATCGGACAATTCCGTCCAGAGCTGAGAGGGCGTCCAGGGGATGACAAAGGATTCTTTGACCCAGAACTGCTGGGAGATGCTCAGGAGTTAGTGGAACGAACCCAGGCTAAGACCCAGGCCAAAACGGTTCTAATTTATCCGCTAGTTCTTAATAAAAAGTTGTGGCTGCTGTGGGTGGCTGCTGGTGGGGTAGTCAAGAGTCAGCCCGTCAAGGTTAGTCAAGCCGAACTCAGTCAGACCGTCCTGAGCTTTCGTCAACAGATGAAAGTTTGTGAAGTCCGAACCTGTACGAAGGCTGACACTCAACGGCTTAAGGAGATTAGCCAAGAACTCTATGACTGGCTGATCCGTCCTGTGGAATCTGAGCTGACCCGCAACAAAGTTCAGAATCTGGTCTTTGCCCTCGACCGGACGGTTCGTTATGTACCGATGGCGGCCCTCCATGATGGTCAACGATACCTGGTTGAAAAATATACGCTCTCGACCATTCTCTCAGCAGCATTGACAGATACAAGCGATCGCAAACCCTTCGATGCTGACACCCAAGTTTTAGCCATGGGCGTATCGGATGCCGTGGCTGGCTTTAACCCTCTCCAGTACGTTCCGGCTGAGCTAAACCAGATCGTTCGCCAACAGAATCAAGACTCTCAAGGGATTTATCCAGGGCATGCCCTACTCAACCAAACCTTTGATGCCGCTGCACTGACGGGGCAACTGGAGCGCCGCCAGCACCGGATTGTCCATATTGCTACCCACGGCAAATTTGTTCCAGGGAACTACTTGGACTCTTTCTTGCTATTAGGGGATGGTAAAAAGCTTTCGATTGAGCAGATCCGAACGCTGCCGTTGATGTCTACTGTGGATTTAGTGGTTTTGAGTGCTTGTGAATCGGCATTGGGCGGAACCGATCAGCTTGATGGTGTAGAAATTGCCAGCATGAGCTACTACTTTCTGACGCGTAAAGTTAAGACCGTGCTGGCATCGCTCTGGCAGGTGAATGATGCCAGTACTAGCTTATTAATGCGGTCGTTTTATCAACATCTGGCAAAAGACAAAGCGCAGTCGCCCATTACTAAAGCTCAAGCGCTGCAATCGGCTCAGCTCAGTTTTATCAATCAGACCGTAACCGCTGCAGATCCTACAGCCAGGGCTAGCATTCAGGTTAAATCTTCCCGTCCATCGACGGGCACAATGACCAAAGACCTTTCCCATCCTTACTATTGGGCCCCTTTCATTCTGATTGGGAATGGTCTATAA
- the surE gene encoding 5'/3'-nucleotidase SurE: MTWLLTNDDGIDAPGLQALAQALPADLGEDVVVVAPMQEQSGCGHQVTTHRPIQIREADPETFAHVQRAYAIAGTPADCVRVALHHLQEEITFVCSGINAGGNLGVDIYMSGTVAAVRESAFYGIPGIALSQYRRGPVSIDWARAARLGGGAIAKLLLHPLERGQFWNINLPHPDPDCLHPDLVFGTSCTHPMPCSFKQENDQLSYQGNYGGRSRRAGADVAICFGGQIAATQIKV, from the coding sequence ATGACCTGGCTTTTAACGAACGATGACGGTATTGACGCTCCGGGCTTGCAGGCCCTGGCTCAGGCGCTCCCTGCTGACTTAGGTGAAGATGTTGTTGTTGTGGCCCCGATGCAGGAGCAGTCTGGCTGCGGCCATCAGGTGACGACGCATCGCCCAATTCAGATTCGAGAAGCTGATCCCGAGACCTTTGCTCACGTTCAGCGCGCCTACGCCATTGCCGGTACTCCTGCAGACTGTGTGCGAGTGGCTCTGCATCATTTACAGGAAGAGATTACTTTTGTTTGCTCCGGCATTAATGCGGGCGGTAATCTTGGGGTTGATATCTATATGTCGGGGACCGTGGCTGCCGTGCGGGAATCAGCTTTCTACGGCATTCCGGGAATTGCGCTGTCGCAGTACCGACGTGGACCTGTGAGCATTGACTGGGCTAGGGCGGCCCGACTGGGTGGGGGTGCGATCGCAAAGCTCCTGCTTCATCCCCTAGAACGCGGCCAGTTCTGGAACATCAACCTGCCCCACCCCGATCCTGACTGTCTGCACCCTGATCTAGTTTTCGGCACGAGCTGCACACACCCCATGCCCTGCAGCTTCAAACAAGAAAATGACCAGCTTTCCTATCAAGGCAACTACGGAGGCCGTTCTCGACGGGCTGGAGCTGACGTGGCAATCTGCTTTGGAGGGCAAATCGCCGCCACTCAAATCAAAGTCTAA
- a CDS encoding DUF3119 family protein, which translates to MGIFSPKATRSKRQTVILTPRYWVPLGVAIFAIPLFFLNLWVGAVVLVFAGFLAFQAATIRFHFTSDALELYRGETQLRSFPYKDWSNWAIFWPPVPILFYFREVNSIHFTPMLFDPKTLQACLEERCPRKLPETPAKTAKQ; encoded by the coding sequence ATGGGTATTTTTTCCCCGAAGGCCACTCGGTCGAAACGGCAGACCGTCATTCTGACACCTCGCTACTGGGTGCCTTTAGGCGTCGCTATTTTTGCAATTCCGCTTTTTTTCCTGAATCTCTGGGTTGGAGCTGTTGTACTTGTCTTCGCTGGTTTTTTAGCGTTTCAAGCGGCGACGATTCGATTCCATTTTACAAGTGATGCTCTGGAGCTGTATCGCGGTGAAACTCAGCTTCGCAGTTTTCCCTACAAGGACTGGAGCAACTGGGCGATCTTCTGGCCACCGGTTCCCATTCTGTTCTACTTTCGGGAGGTCAACAGCATCCATTTTACTCCGATGTTGTTTGATCCTAAAACGCTCCAGGCTTGCCTAGAAGAACGCTGTCCCCGTAAACTGCCTGAGACGCCCGCTAAAACTGCGAAGCAATAG
- a CDS encoding DUF3086 domain-containing protein translates to MANSDFSLTGLQTEAQALRQEISDLKGQKAQLLQRQLQEMEVIAERLTAGNLKELEERKQKLQLAVDQLERRHERLQAEMKQSFAGVSQDMAVRVQGFRDYLTTSLQDLVTSVEQLELTPESPPISREIPSRESSRSRREERLEARSRREEVQDDRPVREPRRGRGAQSEEGGTPQFASQSFQEEMRQIRKLIDQYRTNPNYYGPPWQLRRTFEPIHAERVSQWFFTFGGRGALKALSSRLQNILVASATISILRKLHGDRVRTLILADSPERLGDWRRGLQDCLGISRTDFGPDRGIVLFESPDSLAQKADRLVKANQLPLILLDDAEEYVSLTILQFPLWLAFAPEPQLRRERNSTFEWFE, encoded by the coding sequence GTGGCCAATTCTGATTTCTCTTTAACTGGTTTGCAAACCGAAGCTCAAGCGCTTCGACAGGAGATTTCTGATCTTAAGGGACAGAAGGCACAGCTCCTGCAGCGGCAGTTGCAAGAGATGGAGGTAATTGCGGAGCGATTGACAGCGGGAAATTTAAAAGAGCTAGAGGAACGCAAACAAAAGCTGCAGCTTGCGGTTGATCAGCTAGAGCGTCGTCATGAACGTCTGCAGGCAGAGATGAAGCAAAGCTTTGCCGGCGTTTCGCAGGATATGGCGGTCAGGGTTCAAGGGTTTCGGGACTACCTAACGACGAGCCTGCAGGATCTGGTGACCTCGGTGGAGCAGCTAGAGTTAACGCCTGAGTCTCCGCCGATATCTAGGGAAATACCGTCTAGAGAATCTTCCCGCAGCCGCCGCGAAGAACGACTGGAGGCGCGTTCCCGGCGAGAAGAGGTTCAGGATGATCGTCCGGTTCGGGAGCCGCGTCGCGGTCGGGGTGCGCAATCTGAAGAGGGTGGAACACCTCAGTTTGCATCCCAGAGCTTTCAAGAAGAGATGCGCCAGATTCGTAAGCTGATTGATCAGTACCGGACGAATCCCAATTATTACGGTCCGCCCTGGCAGCTTCGCCGAACCTTTGAACCGATTCATGCAGAGCGAGTCTCGCAGTGGTTTTTTACTTTTGGGGGGCGGGGGGCGCTGAAGGCGCTCAGCAGTCGTCTACAAAATATTTTGGTGGCTTCGGCTACGATCTCGATTCTGCGGAAGCTGCACGGCGACCGGGTGCGAACGCTAATTTTGGCTGACTCACCGGAGCGGCTTGGCGACTGGCGACGGGGCCTGCAGGATTGTTTGGGCATCTCGCGCACTGACTTTGGTCCCGATCGCGGTATTGTGCTGTTCGAGTCGCCGGATTCGCTAGCTCAGAAGGCCGATCGTTTAGTGAAGGCGAATCAGCTTCCGTTGATTTTGCTCGATGATGCCGAGGAGTATGTGAGTCTGACGATTCTGCAGTTTCCGCTCTGGCTGGCCTTCGCGCCGGAGCCGCAGTTGAGACGAGAGCGCAACTCCACTTTCGAGTGGTTTGAGTAA